The Rhodothermus sp. nucleotide sequence AAAGTCCAAGACGAGCGCGGTAGCGCTTGTAGGCCAGTTGTCCCCGTAAAAAATGATTCTCATAGCCAAGCTGCAGCATACCATGGCGTTCTTCCACGCCCGTATTGGGGACCAGTCCTTCGGGGGTATTGTAGGCGCCAGCCTGTCGGAGCGTCAGATTGCCCCCATAGGCCCAGTTTCCCTGACGACCGCCTGCTTCCAGATGCATGCCTCTCATTCGGGTATTGCTGGCGCCTTCCAGCGTGATAGTTCCTGTGAGCGGTCGCTTGTAACCAAACGGCCCTTTCAGGGCCAGTTGCACAACGCCACCCAGTGCATCTGATCCATACAGCAAGCTGGCGGGTCCCTTAACCACTTCGATGCGTTCAGTTGCATGAGCATCAATTTCGACCCCGTGCTCATCCCCCCATTGCTGCCCTTCCTGGCGAACACCATCCTGTACCACCAGCACCCGCTGGGCTGTCAGACCGCGAATCATGGGTTTGGCAATCCCGGTACCCGTGTGCATCAGATGTACACCGGGTATCTGGGCCAACGCATCAACAGCTGTCATGCCCTGGCGCAAACGCAATGCATCCCCTTCAAGCACAACGACAGCCTGTGGGGTGGATAGTACGTCAGTGGCCTGGGCTTTGGCTGTGATGGTTACGGCTGGCGCTTCAATGGCCGTAGGTACCAGCGCCACCTCTAAGGTCACGGACGCGCTGGTGGAGAGTACCACCTCACGTGTCTCTGCCCGATATCCCACGTAGCTAAACAGCACGCGGTAACGACCAGGTTGGGGAAGCCGCAAGCGATAGCGACCATCAGCATCGGTGGTCGTGCCTGCTTGCACCGACAATACAAAAACCGTAGCTCCAATCAAGGGCTTTCCCGTTGTCGCGTCGGTAACCTGCCCTTTCAGAACCTGGGCATACCCTGTCCCCCTTACACTGAAAACAATGGCAAGGATCAGTCCCCAGTAGCCTATACGTAAAGCCTGTACCATAGCAATCCTCCGGTTTGGTGTCCCACAGCGTGTCACCCACTATGGTCGAGCCGCTACAGGTCACTGCACTATGACCTGCTTCCGCATCAGACCGGAGGCGCCCGTATATCGGGAGCGATGGAGAAAAAAGCATACAGGATAGAGCGGTCTGCAATGGGAATTTTCTCCCATCGCTCCCACTGCACGGGGACTGTGGTCGTTATCGTCGGCAGAAAGCGTATACCGGCATAGAGATGACAGGGGTCAGGAAGGTGTTGACAGTCCGGCGACTGGTAGAGGCCATTCCCAATTGAACAGGTTGCGGCCAGCTGACGGGCATGCAATAGCTGGTGGGCCGTCGGGAGCCCGACGGTGCTGACCAGAAACAACAGGAGTAATCCTGCCGCCCGCCTGGACAAGCAGGCCCCCATTTTTCTATCCGGCCATGAATCGATGCATCTGTTGACTTTTGAAAACATCCAGAGAGACCGTCTCCCGCAAGCTGCTACACGCGACTGAGAGCCAATGGATACTCGGCCGAAACCTGTCCCCGGGCAATTTCACGCAGTCGACGTTTCAACAACTGTCGCCGAAATGCACTGATACGATCGATGAAGAGAACGCCTTCCAAGTGATCATACTCGTGCTGAATCACCCGGGCCAGCATGCCATGTGCTTCCAGTTCCTGTGGCTGAAATTGCCGATCCAGGTAACGAAGGCGAACGGACTCCGGGCGTTCGACCACCTCCCGGACCTCTGGAATAGACAGGCAGCCTTCCTCAAAGCTACACCTTGTTTCACTGGTCCAGATAATCTCCGGATTAATAAAAAACATGGGCATCGGAGGAAGTACCTCCCCTTCAGCTTCCAGCTCTTCTTTCATGGGCGTCAGATCCACCACAAAAACGCGTTCTCGACGTCCTACCTGGGGTGCTGCCAGCCCGATCCCCGAGGCTGCATGCATAGTCTCAAGCATGTCGTCGAGCAGTTGCTGCAATTCAGGCGAATTGGCCGTTACCGGCCGCGCCCGTTCCCGCAGGATCGGATCTCCATACACATGAATAGGCAAAACCATCCGTGCTCAAAGCCTTTTGGATCTGTGGTTTTATTCGGGTGAACCCGTCTGGAGTTCCTGCTGGGCCAGATACTCTTGGAGGATAATCGCTGCGGCCATCTGGTCCACCCGTCCCCGGTCCCGTCGTTTTTTACGCCGCCCGCCCACCTCTCGAAGCCGCTCACGGGCCAGCTCTGAAGTATACCGTTCATCCCAGCGTACAATCCGTACGCCGGGCAACCGCTGCTCCAATCGCCGAATAAACCGGGCTACCTGCTGCGTTGCCTTTCCTTCCGTTCCGGCCTCGGTCAATGGCCAGCCTATCACCAGCGTCTCGATCCCATCGGTGGCATGTAGCTGCTGGAGTACGTGTAGCGCTTCCTCGGGCGCATATGTGCCATAGGGCTGGGCGATCACCCGTAGCGGATCAGCCAGAGCCAGTCCGACACGCTTCTGTCCGTAATCAATGCCTACAAGGCGCGGACGCGAAGCTGATAGTAGCGGCATGATCTTCTCACCCAAAACACGAAACGGACGGGATTCCCATAAACCCGTCCGCTCCGCTTCGGTTCTCATCCATGTGGCGTATCTCAACGGGCGCCGTTGTTCCCGGCCGCTTGCGTTTCCAGGTATTTATCGGCGCTTCCCTCGGGAATCTCGTAGTTCAATTCAATCAGAGGACGTTGCAGCACCTGCTTCAGGCGCTTGCTGGGCTTAAAATGGGTTTTTCGGCGACTGGGGATGAAAACGGTTTCGTTGGTCTTCGGATTACGTGCTTTCGGCTTGGCACGGGTACGCTTCACCTCAAACACGCCAAAGTCCCGAAGTTCAATCCGCACTTCGGGATCTGCCTCTTCAAGTAGCTGGGCTAATGCCTCAATCACGGCATTCACCCAGGGCTCACTCTTGTAAATGGGTTCCCCCATCAACTGGGCAACCCGACGAGCAACATCCTTCTTGGTCAACGTTGGAATGCGTTGCGCCATAATCAACCACCTCGTTTGAATTTTGCACGTTCTACAGCGCTTTTCCTGACCGCACCAACGGGCATCCTTTCATACCAAAAATGCGGCAGGATGCCGCATTTTATTAAATCACGAGAGCTTTTGCAAAACAAAAATGGTGCTCATCATTGAATTTTTAAGGACTTGCCCTTATTCCTCGAATCGATACACACCGTAGATCCCATCAATGCGCTTGATCCGCTCAATTACCCGCCGCAAATGTTCCAGATCGCTTACGTACAGTACGATGGTACCCTCAAACACACCATCTTCCGAGTCAACCGTAATAGAACGAATGTTTGTTTTCAGACTCTTAGAAATGACGGTGGTAATATCGCTTACGATGCCCACACGATCCTCACCGATGACCCGCAGGGCTGCCAGAAACTGTACGTCTTTCTGCCGGCTCCATTCAACCGGGACAATGCGGTCTGGATGGTTAATCAGCAGATAAGGCGCATTTTTACAGTTAACCCGATGAATTTTGATCGCGCCGCTGCGGCTCACGTACCCGAAGACTTCGTCCCCGGGAATAGGGTTGCAGCAAGAAGCATACGTGGTGACGATGTCTGTATGCAACTCACCGTCGATCTTCAGGGCCGGCTGGCCCGTCTCCTTGGCCGTATCCAGAAAGCTCTCGTATTTCAGACGCAACGCCTGCTGCGTGGTATCTTGTTGACCATCCCCTGCGCGAAGGGCCTTGATCAGCTCGTCTACCTCAAACAGCCCACTGCCGATCTCGTAAAACATCTGTTGGAGGTTGGGAAACTTCAATCGATGGGCTACACGCTGTAGCTGCCGCTCGTCCACCTCAAGTCCCAGCCGATGCGCCCGCTTTTCCCAGAGTTCTTTCCCCAGTTCAATCGCCTTGCGGCGCTGCTCGTTGATCCAATGCCGGATATGGCTGCGCGCTTTCTGGGTGACGACAAACTTCATCCAGTCGGGATTGGGCGTCTGCTTCTTTGAGGTGATGATTTCTACTTGATCACCGCTTCTCAGCTTATAGGAAAGGGGTACCAGCCTGCCATTGACTTTGGCGCCAATGCAGTGCAGGCCCACCTCCGTATGCACCCGGAAGGCAAAATCAACCGGTGTAGCTCCCTGAGGCAGGCTGATCACATCGCCTTTTGGCGTAAAGACGTAAATTTCGTCGTCATATAGATTAAGTCGAAATTCCTTAACAAATTCGGTGGCCTGATCTGGTTTGGGATTTTCCAGGATTTCGTGGACCCACCGCAGCCACTGATCCATCTTCGGATCCGGTTCTTCAATACCCTCTTTGTAGCGCCAATGGGCGGCCACACCCCGCTCCGCCACTTCGTGCATCTCTTGCGTACGAATCTGCACCTCGACCTTACGCCCACCGGGCCCCAGCACGGTCGTATGCAAGCTCTGGTATCCATTGGACTTGGGGACTGAAATAAAATCGCGGAAGCGCTCCGGCAATGGCCGATAAAGGTCTGTTACAATTGAATAAGCCCGCCAGCAATCTTCTTTGCCTTTCCGTCCCGTACTTTTCAGTACAATTCGGATGGCAAACAAGTCATAGATCTCCTCCAGCGGCTTATTTTGCCGCTTCATTTTTCGGTAGATCGAGTAAATATTTTTCGGCCGGCCGTAGATATCGAATACCAGTCCGGCCTCCTCCAGTCGTTGTTTCAGCGGTTCAATAAAGCGCTGAATGTAGGCTTCCCGCTCCTTTTTGGACTCATTCAGTCCACGTACAATGGCGTAGTACTCTTCGGGTTGCAATACTTTGAGGGACAGATCTTCCAGCTCGCTTTTAATCTTAAACAGACCAAAGCGATGGGCCAGGGGGGCAAACAATTCCAGCGTTTCAGTGGCAATTTTCAGCCGCTTCTGCGGGGGCAGCGCCTCAATGGTGCGCATGTTGTGGAGCCGGTCGGCAAACTTGACCAGAATTACCCGGATGTCCTCGGCCATAGAGAGCATAAGCTTGCGCACATTTTCGGCCTGTCCCAGCTCGCGCGAGGCAAAAACCCCCTGGATCTTGGTCAACCCGTCGATGATAACGCCCATGGTCTCGCCAAACTCCTCGCGAATAAAATCCAGCGAGATGTCGGAGTCTTCGACCACATCGTGCAACAGGGCGGCGGCCACGCTCACGTCGTCGAAGCCGATATCCTGCGCCACAATTAAGGCCACTTCCAGCGGATGCAGGATATACGGGTCGCCTGTAACTCGCCGATGATCCCTATGGGCCCAGTAGCTCACCTGAAATGCCCGTCGGATAAAGTCTTCATCCACCCGAGGCAGGTGCTGATGGCAGACTCGCAGCAACGTTTCCAGTCGCTGCTGATATTCTTCTGGGATATTCAGGTTGCCCTTTTTCAGGAGAGTAGATACCTGGACCATGGGCTGCTGGGCTTTCCGTTTGCCCTGTTGATTGTTTCTAAAGTTAAAGTGTCGGCGCTTTCACCTGTTCCGCCAACAAAAAAAGCGCCACCCACCGGGGTGGCGCTCGAGTATGCAGGTTCCGATTTTGTTACACCGAACGTCGCTTCAGGCTTCGTCTTTTTTCTCCTGATTCTTTTCGGCAGGTTGTTCCTGCTGGGCCGTTTCAGGAGCAGCTTCAGCCTTTTCGGGCGGTGCTTCGGCTTCGCTCGCGGCAGGCACTGCTGCAGATGGTGGCTCAGCTTCACCCGATGCAGCAGACTCGGAAGCTTCGGGCGTTGCCTGTTCCGCTTCAGCCGGCTGAGCTGCCGTGGTGGGGACAGCTGCTTCGGCTCCTTCCTGACGGCGGCTCCGTCCCCGGCCGCGCCGCGTCCGCTTCCGCGTCTTCCGGGTACTGGTTGGTTTGATGTCGTTATAGTCGACCAGTTCAATCACGGCCATTTCAGCACCGTCGCCGGGCCGCCGGCCGATACGTACTACCCGCGTATACCCGCCGGGCCGGCCGTTCACCTTCTCGGCAATCTCTCCGAAAAGTTCCTTGACCGCCTCTTTATTCTGCAAATACCGGAAAACCTGCCGGCGGTTGTGGGTGGTGTCTTCCTTGGCCCGCGTGATCAGTGGCTCAATGAACACGCGGAGGGCTTTGGCCTTGGCCAGCGTTGTGCGGATGCGCTTATGACGGATCAGCGCGCACGAAAGCGCCGCCAGCGTAGCCCGGCGGTGGCCATAGGTGCGGCCTAATTTAAATCCTTTTTTTCGATGTCTCATGGCTCCTTTCAGCTTACTCCGGCAACGCCGGCTCAGCTCTCGGCTCCTTCAAGATATTTGTCGACATCCATGCCAAAGTGCAGTCCGCGTTCTTCCAGCACAGCGATCAGTTCCTGCAGCGACTTACGGCCGAAGTTCCGGAACTTGAGCATCTCCGACTCCTGCCGCCGCACCAGATCACCAATCGTACGGATATTTGCTGCTTTCAGGCAGTTCTGAGCCCGCACCGACAGGTCGAGCTCGTCAACCGGCTGGGATAGCAGCTCGCGGATACGCTGCACTTCGGCATCTACTTCTTTCTTCTGGACTTCAGGCTGCGGCTCGCTCTCCATTGTAATAAACAGATTGATATGGTCACGCAGGATAGTGGCCGCCTGCATGAGCGCCTCCTCTGGAGCGATCGAGCCGTCGGTAGTAATTTCCAACTCCAGCCGTTCGTACTCAATTTTCTGGCCTACACGCGTGGGCTTAATCGTGTAGCGCACGTTTTTGATGGGTGTGAAGATCGCGTCGATCGCGATCACGCCGATGGGATCATCCGGCAGTTTGTTCTCTTCGGCCGGCACATAGCCACGCCCCCGCCCCATACGCAACTCCAGGTTCACCTCGGCGCCTTCGGCCAGCGTGGCGATGTAATGATCCGGATTCAGCACTTCGTAGTGGCTGGTGGCTTCGCCGATATCTCGAGCCGTCCATACATGTGGCCCCCTCAGCGAAAGCCGAATGTTTGCGTCGGTTGTATCCTTGGCCTTAAAGCGAACGCCTTTCAGGTTCAGGATGATTTCAGCGACGTCCTCGGTAACGCCCGGGATGGTCGAAAACTCGTGCTGTACACCGTCAATCTTTACGGCGGTGATGGCAACGCCTGGCAAGGAAGAAAGCAGTACGCGCCGCAGGGCATTGCCAATCGTGACGCCATAGCCACGTTCCAGCGGTTGAATCACAAAGCGCCCGAACGTTTCCGTCGCCTCTTCCACACGAACGCCTTCGGGCAATTGCACCATGTAGTTGCTCATGGTCAGTCCTGGGTTTGATCGATCGCCAGACCCGGAAAGCTTTTCTCCGGCACCTCCATCCGCGCTTCCTGCCGCCGGCTTACTTGGAGTAGAGCTCGACGATCAGGTGCTCGCGGATGTTTTCGGGAATATCTTCCCGGTTTGGATAGTCCAGGAACTTCCCCTGCATTGCTTTACGATCGACTTCCAGCCAGGGAAAGTTCCGACGCAACCGTTTAATGTTATCCTGAATAACGGTCAGCTGGCGGCTTTTGGGACGTACGGCTACTACATCACCAGGCCGCAGCTGATATGACGGAATGTTAACGATCTGGCCGTTCACCATAATATGGCGGTGGACAACCAGCTGGCGTGCCTGCCGGCGCGTACGGGCAAAGCCCATGCGATAGACCGTGTTGTCCAGCCGCGCCTCGAGCATCTTCAAGAGGTTTTCTCCCGTGATGCCCTTCTTACGCGAGGCTTTCTCGAACAGGTTGCGAAATTGACGCTCCAGCAGGCCGTAAATGTGCTTGACCTTTTGCTTTTCTTTCAGCTGAACAGCATACTCACTTTCTTTGGCCCGGCGCGTACGTCCATGCTGACCGGGCGGATACGGCTTGCGCTCCAGCGCTTTACTCGGGCCAAAGATAGGTTCCCCGAAACGCCGGGCGATCTTCTGTTTGGGGCCTCGATAGCGGGCCATTGTCGTTCTGGTCTCGTTTGTCGGATGAATGCAGATTCTTCGGGAAAGACAAACGCACGGCAACGCTTTACCTGCTGCCGTGACCGGACTTATGCCGAAACGCGCTTCAGACGCGACGCCGTTTCGGCGGCCGGCAGCCGTTATGTGGCACCGGCGTGACGTCCCGGATAGTCAGCAGCTCCAGACCGGCCGCTGCCAGGGCGCGAATGGCCGACTCGCGGCCTGATCCGGGTCCTTTCACAAAGACGTCCACCCGGCGCAATCCCAGTTCATAAGCTTCCCTGGCCGCCGATGTGGCAGCCATCTGCGCTGCATAGGGCGTTCCTTTACGACTGCCCTTAAATCCTTCCTTGCCCCCACTGGACCAGGCAATTGTATTGCCATACTGGTCCGTGATGGTGACAATGGTATTGTTGAAAGTGGACTGAATATGCGCCTGCCCGTTCTGTTCAACAATAACCTTTTTCTTGCGCGAGCTGCGCTGCTTTTTCGCCATGGCTGTGCTACAGGATTACTTCTTTGTAGCCTTCTTTTTCCCGGCCACTGTCTTTCGGGGTCCTTTGCGGGTACGGGCATTGGTGCGGGTTCGCTGTCCACGCACGGGCAGCCCCAGCCGATGCCGGATACCCCGGTAGCAGCCAATATCCATCAGCCGTTTGATGTTCATTTGCACTTCAGCTCGGAGCTGCCCTTCCACCACATACTCCTGCTCAATGAGCCGACGGATCGCCCGTGTTTGCTCGTCGGTCCAGTCTTTTGGGCGCGTGTTAGGGTCGACCCCTACCCGGTTGAGGATCTCTTTTGCGCGCGATTTCCCGATTCCGTAAATCGCGGTCAGCGCAATCTCTCCGCGCTTATGTAGCGGGATGTCAACACCTGCGATTCGTGGCATAGCCTCTACCGGTTTGCCCCACCCTCAGCCCTGACGTTGCTTGTGGCGGGGATTCTTTTTATTGATAACATAGATGCGTCCTTTCCGCCGCACGATCTTATCGTCAGCGCTCCGCTTCTTCACACTGGCACGTACTTTCATGATGCTTTGCGCTTTCGGTGAACCTTCTGGAACTACCAAGCAAGGGGGTGTAAACGCCTTAGCCGTTACAGGGTTCGTGAACGTTTATTTATAACGATACACAATCCGTCCCCGTGTCAGATCATATGGCGACAGCTCAACCTTAACACGGTCGCCTGGCAGAATTTTGATGTAATGCATACGCATCTTACCGGAAAGAATGCCCAGAATCTCGTGGCCGTTATCCAGCCGTACGCGAAACTGCGCATTGGGCAGGGCTTCGATCACCTCACCGTCCTGCGTAATGGGTTTCTGCTTCGCCATGTGGGGATGCGGTCTGTTTATAAGGAGCTTCGACCACTTCTTCGATATAGGCAAACGTCGTAAGCACTTCAGGCTGCCCGGTCCGCACCACGATCATGTGTTCGTAGTGGGCCGAAGGCTGCCCGTCCGCTGTGTAAACCGTCCACCCGTCTTCTGCAAGGCGCACTTCATACGTCCCGCGATTGACCATAGGTTCCACACAGAGCGTCATCCCCACACGCAGCCGCCGTCCTGTCCCTGCGCGTCCAACGTTAGGCACCTGCGGCTCTTCATGAAGCCGCCGTCCAATCC carries:
- the ruvX gene encoding Holliday junction resolvase RuvX, with protein sequence MPLLSASRPRLVGIDYGQKRVGLALADPLRVIAQPYGTYAPEEALHVLQQLHATDGIETLVIGWPLTEAGTEGKATQQVARFIRRLEQRLPGVRIVRWDERYTSELARERLREVGGRRKKRRDRGRVDQMAAAIILQEYLAQQELQTGSPE
- the rpsM gene encoding 30S ribosomal protein S13; translated protein: MPRIAGVDIPLHKRGEIALTAIYGIGKSRAKEILNRVGVDPNTRPKDWTDEQTRAIRRLIEQEYVVEGQLRAEVQMNIKRLMDIGCYRGIRHRLGLPVRGQRTRTNARTRKGPRKTVAGKKKATKK
- a CDS encoding DNA-directed RNA polymerase subunit alpha, with amino-acid sequence MSNYMVQLPEGVRVEEATETFGRFVIQPLERGYGVTIGNALRRVLLSSLPGVAITAVKIDGVQHEFSTIPGVTEDVAEIILNLKGVRFKAKDTTDANIRLSLRGPHVWTARDIGEATSHYEVLNPDHYIATLAEGAEVNLELRMGRGRGYVPAEENKLPDDPIGVIAIDAIFTPIKNVRYTIKPTRVGQKIEYERLELEITTDGSIAPEEALMQAATILRDHINLFITMESEPQPEVQKKEVDAEVQRIRELLSQPVDELDLSVRAQNCLKAANIRTIGDLVRRQESEMLKFRNFGRKSLQELIAVLEERGLHFGMDVDKYLEGAES
- the ykgO gene encoding type B 50S ribosomal protein L36 — translated: MKVRASVKKRSADDKIVRRKGRIYVINKKNPRHKQRQG
- the def gene encoding peptide deformylase, which produces MVLPIHVYGDPILRERARPVTANSPELQQLLDDMLETMHAASGIGLAAPQVGRRERVFVVDLTPMKEELEAEGEVLPPMPMFFINPEIIWTSETRCSFEEGCLSIPEVREVVERPESVRLRYLDRQFQPQELEAHGMLARVIQHEYDHLEGVLFIDRISAFRRQLLKRRLREIARGQVSAEYPLALSRV
- a CDS encoding bifunctional (p)ppGpp synthetase/guanosine-3',5'-bis(diphosphate) 3'-pyrophosphohydrolase: MVQVSTLLKKGNLNIPEEYQQRLETLLRVCHQHLPRVDEDFIRRAFQVSYWAHRDHRRVTGDPYILHPLEVALIVAQDIGFDDVSVAAALLHDVVEDSDISLDFIREEFGETMGVIIDGLTKIQGVFASRELGQAENVRKLMLSMAEDIRVILVKFADRLHNMRTIEALPPQKRLKIATETLELFAPLAHRFGLFKIKSELEDLSLKVLQPEEYYAIVRGLNESKKEREAYIQRFIEPLKQRLEEAGLVFDIYGRPKNIYSIYRKMKRQNKPLEEIYDLFAIRIVLKSTGRKGKEDCWRAYSIVTDLYRPLPERFRDFISVPKSNGYQSLHTTVLGPGGRKVEVQIRTQEMHEVAERGVAAHWRYKEGIEEPDPKMDQWLRWVHEILENPKPDQATEFVKEFRLNLYDDEIYVFTPKGDVISLPQGATPVDFAFRVHTEVGLHCIGAKVNGRLVPLSYKLRSGDQVEIITSKKQTPNPDWMKFVVTQKARSHIRHWINEQRRKAIELGKELWEKRAHRLGLEVDERQLQRVAHRLKFPNLQQMFYEIGSGLFEVDELIKALRAGDGQQDTTQQALRLKYESFLDTAKETGQPALKIDGELHTDIVTTYASCCNPIPGDEVFGYVSRSGAIKIHRVNCKNAPYLLINHPDRIVPVEWSRQKDVQFLAALRVIGEDRVGIVSDITTVISKSLKTNIRSITVDSEDGVFEGTIVLYVSDLEHLRRVIERIKRIDGIYGVYRFEE
- the rpsD gene encoding 30S ribosomal protein S4, producing the protein MARYRGPKQKIARRFGEPIFGPSKALERKPYPPGQHGRTRRAKESEYAVQLKEKQKVKHIYGLLERQFRNLFEKASRKKGITGENLLKMLEARLDNTVYRMGFARTRRQARQLVVHRHIMVNGQIVNIPSYQLRPGDVVAVRPKSRQLTVIQDNIKRLRRNFPWLEVDRKAMQGKFLDYPNREDIPENIREHLIVELYSK
- the rplQ gene encoding 50S ribosomal protein L17 → MRHRKKGFKLGRTYGHRRATLAALSCALIRHKRIRTTLAKAKALRVFIEPLITRAKEDTTHNRRQVFRYLQNKEAVKELFGEIAEKVNGRPGGYTRVVRIGRRPGDGAEMAVIELVDYNDIKPTSTRKTRKRTRRGRGRSRRQEGAEAAVPTTAAQPAEAEQATPEASESAASGEAEPPSAAVPAASEAEAPPEKAEAAPETAQQEQPAEKNQEKKDEA
- the rpsK gene encoding 30S ribosomal protein S11 encodes the protein MAKKQRSSRKKKVIVEQNGQAHIQSTFNNTIVTITDQYGNTIAWSSGGKEGFKGSRKGTPYAAQMAATSAAREAYELGLRRVDVFVKGPGSGRESAIRALAAAGLELLTIRDVTPVPHNGCRPPKRRRV
- the infA gene encoding translation initiation factor IF-1; the encoded protein is MAKQKPITQDGEVIEALPNAQFRVRLDNGHEILGILSGKMRMHYIKILPGDRVKVELSPYDLTRGRIVYRYK
- a CDS encoding HU family DNA-binding protein, whose amino-acid sequence is MAQRIPTLTKKDVARRVAQLMGEPIYKSEPWVNAVIEALAQLLEEADPEVRIELRDFGVFEVKRTRAKPKARNPKTNETVFIPSRRKTHFKPSKRLKQVLQRPLIELNYEIPEGSADKYLETQAAGNNGAR